In Scyliorhinus torazame isolate Kashiwa2021f chromosome 19, sScyTor2.1, whole genome shotgun sequence, a single genomic region encodes these proteins:
- the rassf9 gene encoding ras association domain-containing protein 9 isoform X1, which translates to MHGSRKSILLLTDIAADLSRAVTMGSPEGAEISVWVCQEEKVVRGLTRRTSCAQVVRALLKEHLANAGDARLLHAAPGDYCIVEKWRGFERCLPPLTKLLRLWLSWGPEQANVHLVLVKWAASLPVPGLRAAEARVVQSSQGQRELASPAQYIKKLPADKQRRMVRKAFKKLAKMKRLRQGREGVETLVHLIVSQDHTIRQQLQRMRELDVDIDSFESRLHWQRTQDEGENYVQETYLVERQPGGQEWESRRQALLQLEAELQGRRQSIEQLSRDIEQELGQAWGASGQEKGQGEPRGQEQAEAARVESELQRSMCSALQLRQHFLHIQEQVRQQEMLLSQGQEEWQRLAQQLGSLSLAEGAQSACPLAAGCQDPEPVRSGCGSLSPSDVNDTDSDTGISSTHSQDSEPPCVQVFPTSPNYL; encoded by the coding sequence ATCTCTCCCGAGCTGTGACCATGGGCTCCCCGGAGGGCGCCGAGATCTCGGTGTGGGTGTGCCAGGAGGAGAAGGTGGTGCGCGGCCTGACCAGGCGCACCAGCTGTGCCCAGGTGGTGAGAGCCCTGCTGAAGGAGCACCTTGCCAACGCCGGCGACGCCAGGTTGCTGCACGCTGCGCCCGGGGATTATTGCATCGTGGAGAAGTGGAGGGGCTTCGAGAGGTGCCTGCCTCCCCTCACCAAGCTGCTGCGGCTCTGGCTTTCCTGGGGGCCGGAGCAGGCCAATGTGCACTTGGTCCTGGTCAAGTGGGCAGCCTCCCTGCCCGTGCCAGGGCTGCGGGCAGCCGAGGCCAGGGTGGTGCAGAGCAGCCAGGGCCAGAGGGAGCTGGCCAGCCCTGCCCAGTACATCAAGAAGCTGCCGGCGGACAAGCAGAGGAGGATGGTGCGGAAAGCGTTCAAGAAACTGGCCAAGATGAAGAGGCTGCGgcaggggcgggagggggtggAGACCTTGGTCCACCTGATCGTCTCCCAGGACCACACCATCCGCCAGCAGCTGCAGAGgatgagggagctggacgtggacaTCGACAGCTTCGAGTCCCGCCTGCACTGGCAGCGGACACAGGACGAGGGCGAGAACTACGTCCAGGAGACGTATTTAGTGGAGAGACAGCCCGGTGGGCAGGAGTGGGAGAGCAGGAGGCAGGCGCTGCTGCAGCTGGAGGCAGAGCTCCAggggcggaggcagagcatcgagCAGCTGAGCAGGGACATCGAGCAGGAGCTGGGGCAAGCGTGGGGGGCGAGTGGCCAGGAGAAGGGGCAAGGCGAGCCCCGGGGCCAGGAGCAGGCAGAGGCGGCAAGGGTGGAGAGCGAGCTGCAGCGGAGTATGTGCAGCGCTTTGCAACTCCGCCAACACTTCCTCCACATCCAGGAGCAAGTGAGGCAGCAGGAAATGCTTCTGAGTCAGGGGCAGGAGGAGTGGCAGCGCTTGGCGCAGCAGCTGGGCTCCCTGAGCCTGGCAGAGGGCGCGCAGAGCGCCTGCCCGCTGGCTGCAGGGTGCCAGGACCCGGAGCCAGTGAGGAGTGGGTGTGGGAGCCTCTCCCCCTCCGATGTGAACGACACCGACTCAGACACGGGAATAAGCTCCACGCACAGCCAGGACTCGGAGCCGCCGTGTGTCCAGGTGTTTCCCACTTCCCCCAACTATCTTTAA
- the rassf9 gene encoding ras association domain-containing protein 9 isoform X2, which translates to MGSPEGAEISVWVCQEEKVVRGLTRRTSCAQVVRALLKEHLANAGDARLLHAAPGDYCIVEKWRGFERCLPPLTKLLRLWLSWGPEQANVHLVLVKWAASLPVPGLRAAEARVVQSSQGQRELASPAQYIKKLPADKQRRMVRKAFKKLAKMKRLRQGREGVETLVHLIVSQDHTIRQQLQRMRELDVDIDSFESRLHWQRTQDEGENYVQETYLVERQPGGQEWESRRQALLQLEAELQGRRQSIEQLSRDIEQELGQAWGASGQEKGQGEPRGQEQAEAARVESELQRSMCSALQLRQHFLHIQEQVRQQEMLLSQGQEEWQRLAQQLGSLSLAEGAQSACPLAAGCQDPEPVRSGCGSLSPSDVNDTDSDTGISSTHSQDSEPPCVQVFPTSPNYL; encoded by the coding sequence ATGGGCTCCCCGGAGGGCGCCGAGATCTCGGTGTGGGTGTGCCAGGAGGAGAAGGTGGTGCGCGGCCTGACCAGGCGCACCAGCTGTGCCCAGGTGGTGAGAGCCCTGCTGAAGGAGCACCTTGCCAACGCCGGCGACGCCAGGTTGCTGCACGCTGCGCCCGGGGATTATTGCATCGTGGAGAAGTGGAGGGGCTTCGAGAGGTGCCTGCCTCCCCTCACCAAGCTGCTGCGGCTCTGGCTTTCCTGGGGGCCGGAGCAGGCCAATGTGCACTTGGTCCTGGTCAAGTGGGCAGCCTCCCTGCCCGTGCCAGGGCTGCGGGCAGCCGAGGCCAGGGTGGTGCAGAGCAGCCAGGGCCAGAGGGAGCTGGCCAGCCCTGCCCAGTACATCAAGAAGCTGCCGGCGGACAAGCAGAGGAGGATGGTGCGGAAAGCGTTCAAGAAACTGGCCAAGATGAAGAGGCTGCGgcaggggcgggagggggtggAGACCTTGGTCCACCTGATCGTCTCCCAGGACCACACCATCCGCCAGCAGCTGCAGAGgatgagggagctggacgtggacaTCGACAGCTTCGAGTCCCGCCTGCACTGGCAGCGGACACAGGACGAGGGCGAGAACTACGTCCAGGAGACGTATTTAGTGGAGAGACAGCCCGGTGGGCAGGAGTGGGAGAGCAGGAGGCAGGCGCTGCTGCAGCTGGAGGCAGAGCTCCAggggcggaggcagagcatcgagCAGCTGAGCAGGGACATCGAGCAGGAGCTGGGGCAAGCGTGGGGGGCGAGTGGCCAGGAGAAGGGGCAAGGCGAGCCCCGGGGCCAGGAGCAGGCAGAGGCGGCAAGGGTGGAGAGCGAGCTGCAGCGGAGTATGTGCAGCGCTTTGCAACTCCGCCAACACTTCCTCCACATCCAGGAGCAAGTGAGGCAGCAGGAAATGCTTCTGAGTCAGGGGCAGGAGGAGTGGCAGCGCTTGGCGCAGCAGCTGGGCTCCCTGAGCCTGGCAGAGGGCGCGCAGAGCGCCTGCCCGCTGGCTGCAGGGTGCCAGGACCCGGAGCCAGTGAGGAGTGGGTGTGGGAGCCTCTCCCCCTCCGATGTGAACGACACCGACTCAGACACGGGAATAAGCTCCACGCACAGCCAGGACTCGGAGCCGCCGTGTGTCCAGGTGTTTCCCACTTCCCCCAACTATCTTTAA